A genomic window from Erythrobacter sp. BLCC-B19 includes:
- the murB gene encoding UDP-N-acetylmuramate dehydrogenase, translated as MNQPGDSYDFDDGSAPTCAVEGAVSAPVPLEGIRGKLTCKAPLAPYTWFKTGGPADWLFEPADLEDLKLFLERLAGEIPVMALGLGSNMIVRDGGVPGVVVRLGKSFAKVEHTGELELTCGGGASGILVASTARDLGIAGLEFLRGIPGTVGGFVRMNGGAYGREVADVLLDCAVILHDGSFITLNAAELEYSYRHSALPEGAIVVSARFRGHPGEPAAIGAEMDRIAAAREASQPLRTKTGGSTFKNPEGHKAWQLVDQAGCRGLTLGGAQVSEKHTNFLINTGTATSADIEGLGELVRDKVYAATGVSLEWEIQRVGRP; from the coding sequence ATGAACCAGCCCGGCGACAGCTACGACTTCGATGACGGCAGCGCCCCCACCTGCGCGGTGGAAGGTGCCGTCTCCGCCCCTGTGCCGCTCGAGGGCATTCGCGGCAAGCTCACCTGCAAGGCCCCGCTCGCGCCCTATACCTGGTTCAAGACCGGCGGCCCGGCCGACTGGCTGTTCGAGCCGGCCGACCTGGAAGACCTGAAGCTGTTTCTCGAACGGCTGGCGGGCGAGATCCCGGTGATGGCATTGGGCCTCGGCTCGAACATGATCGTGCGCGACGGCGGAGTGCCCGGCGTGGTGGTGCGGCTCGGCAAGAGCTTCGCCAAGGTCGAGCACACGGGCGAGCTGGAACTCACCTGCGGCGGCGGGGCAAGCGGGATTCTGGTCGCCTCCACCGCGCGCGATCTCGGCATTGCGGGCCTCGAATTCCTGCGCGGGATCCCCGGCACGGTGGGCGGCTTCGTGCGCATGAATGGCGGCGCTTACGGGCGCGAGGTGGCCGATGTGCTGCTCGACTGCGCGGTGATCCTGCACGATGGCAGCTTCATCACCCTGAACGCGGCCGAACTCGAGTATTCCTACCGCCATTCGGCCCTGCCCGAAGGCGCGATTGTCGTTTCGGCCCGGTTCCGGGGCCATCCGGGCGAGCCTGCCGCTATCGGCGCCGAGATGGACCGCATCGCCGCCGCGCGCGAGGCCAGCCAGCCGCTGCGCACCAAGACCGGCGGATCGACCTTCAAGAACCCCGAGGGCCACAAGGCTTGGCAGCTTGTCGATCAGGCGGGCTGCCGCGGTCTCACCTTGGGCGGCGCGCAGGTCAGCGAGAAGCACACCAACTTCCTCATCAACACCGGCACTGCCACCAGCGCCGACATCGAAGGTCTGGGCGAGCTGGTGCGCGACAAGGTCTATGCCGCGACCGGCGTGAGCCTTGAGTGGGAAATCCAGAGAGTGGGACGTCCGTGA
- a CDS encoding cell division protein FtsQ/DivIB, with translation MAQKIRRNTTTGVRRAAKAQSRAVTARKARGSASGIIDKVMGALPFTEEQWSRVWLATIIGGGVGIAFIIASLAGVPALAQAQVAAIAADAGFEVRHVRVTGTNRMDEQEVYARALATRNQAMPDVDLAKLRTELRALPWVKDARVSIQLPHTLAIDIVERTPHAVLERADRLMLVDATGVELEPVSAEKAKGMLRLAGPGAAKQARALETLLAAAPALAPKVEAAEWVGNRRWNLTFNTGQLLALPEGADVAASALVKFARLDGKNRLLGGKVLAFDMRNPPRLYLRLPQPVGGPKVVAAEDDGETT, from the coding sequence ATGGCACAGAAGATCAGGCGTAACACCACCACCGGCGTGCGGCGCGCGGCCAAGGCGCAGAGCCGCGCGGTCACCGCGCGCAAGGCGCGTGGGTCGGCCAGCGGGATCATCGACAAGGTGATGGGTGCGCTGCCCTTCACCGAGGAGCAGTGGAGCCGCGTCTGGCTCGCCACGATCATCGGCGGCGGGGTGGGGATCGCCTTTATCATCGCCAGCCTTGCCGGCGTTCCCGCACTGGCGCAGGCGCAGGTTGCCGCGATTGCTGCCGATGCCGGGTTCGAGGTGCGCCATGTCCGCGTCACCGGAACCAACCGGATGGACGAGCAGGAGGTCTATGCCCGCGCGCTCGCCACCCGCAATCAGGCGATGCCGGATGTCGATCTTGCCAAGCTGCGCACCGAGCTGCGCGCGCTGCCGTGGGTCAAGGACGCGCGGGTTTCGATCCAGCTGCCGCACACGCTCGCCATCGACATCGTCGAGCGCACGCCCCACGCCGTGCTCGAACGGGCCGACCGCCTGATGCTGGTCGACGCGACCGGGGTCGAACTGGAGCCCGTCAGCGCCGAGAAGGCCAAGGGAATGTTGCGGCTCGCAGGGCCGGGGGCGGCCAAGCAGGCGCGCGCGCTTGAAACGCTGCTCGCGGCCGCGCCTGCGCTGGCGCCCAAGGTCGAAGCGGCCGAATGGGTCGGCAACCGCCGCTGGAACCTGACCTTCAACACCGGCCAGTTGCTCGCGCTGCCCGAAGGCGCGGATGTGGCGGCGAGCGCGCTGGTCAAGTTCGCACGACTGGACGGGAAGAACCGGCTGCTCGGCGGCAAGGTGCTCGCCTTCGATATGCGCAATCCGCCGCGGCTTTACCTGCGCCTGCCCCAGCCGGTCGGCGGGCCCAAGGTGGTCGCTGCCGAGGATGACGGGGAGACCACCTGA
- a CDS encoding FtsW/RodA/SpoVE family cell cycle protein, which translates to MTAPAYTPMTRGPGSYLPPAPVSKRWRDSLRIWWREIDKVLLLLIGLLMALGTIAVAAASPASADQLSTAKVTLDEFMFFKRHIIFQLMGLGLMIGLSFLSRDKARQLGIVVGAIMLALLFVVPFIGEEKNGARRWINVGMSLQPSEFLKPGFAIICAWILSWRLRDPGLPVVWYVTGFFGLIAGLLMLQPNLGDAILFGGIWLVMVLLAGMPWQRLAALGGIGAGGLILAYLFYDNARHRIDGFLGGGTAFDQVDLAQRTITAGGWTGTGLWLGTRKMNLPEAHTDYIFSVIGEEFGLLMCGLVVLLYCGLVLRALLRLVGEDNLFALLAAAGLITQFGGQAFINILVNLKLFPSKGMTLPLISYGGSSTLAVCFTLGLLLAITRRNPFLAREGGGLRELIERKDTPA; encoded by the coding sequence ATGACCGCGCCTGCCTATACCCCAATGACCAGAGGCCCGGGAAGCTACCTCCCGCCTGCTCCGGTCAGCAAGCGCTGGCGCGATTCCCTGCGCATCTGGTGGCGCGAAATCGACAAGGTGCTGCTGCTGCTGATCGGGCTGCTGATGGCGCTCGGGACGATTGCGGTCGCCGCCGCCTCGCCCGCCAGCGCCGACCAGCTGTCGACCGCGAAGGTGACGCTCGACGAGTTCATGTTCTTCAAGCGCCACATCATCTTCCAGCTGATGGGCCTTGGGCTGATGATCGGCCTCAGCTTCCTCAGCCGCGACAAGGCACGGCAATTGGGGATCGTGGTCGGTGCGATCATGCTGGCGCTGCTGTTCGTGGTGCCCTTCATCGGCGAGGAAAAAAACGGCGCGCGGCGCTGGATCAATGTCGGCATGAGCCTGCAGCCGTCGGAGTTCTTGAAGCCCGGCTTTGCCATCATCTGCGCCTGGATCCTCAGCTGGCGGCTGCGCGATCCGGGGCTGCCGGTGGTGTGGTACGTCACGGGCTTCTTCGGGCTGATTGCGGGCCTGCTGATGCTGCAGCCCAACCTTGGCGATGCGATCCTGTTCGGCGGGATCTGGCTGGTGATGGTGCTGCTGGCCGGGATGCCGTGGCAGCGCCTTGCCGCGCTGGGCGGGATTGGCGCAGGGGGGCTGATCCTCGCTTACCTGTTCTACGACAACGCCCGCCACCGCATTGACGGCTTTCTGGGCGGCGGCACCGCCTTCGATCAGGTTGACCTTGCCCAGCGCACCATCACCGCGGGCGGGTGGACGGGCACCGGCCTGTGGCTCGGCACGCGCAAGATGAACCTGCCCGAGGCGCATACCGATTACATCTTCTCGGTGATCGGCGAGGAATTCGGCCTGCTGATGTGCGGCCTTGTGGTGCTGCTCTATTGCGGGCTGGTGCTGCGCGCGCTGCTGCGGCTGGTGGGGGAGGACAACCTCTTCGCGCTGCTGGCGGCGGCGGGCCTCATCACCCAGTTCGGCGGGCAGGCCTTCATCAACATCCTTGTGAACCTCAAGCTGTTCCCGTCCAAGGGGATGACCCTGCCACTGATTTCCTACGGCGGTTCATCGACACTGGCGGTGTGCTTCACGCTTGGGCTATTGCTGGCGATCACCCGGCGCAACCCGTTCCTCGCCCGCGAAGGCGGGGGACTGCGCGAACTGATCGAACGCAAGGACACGCCCGCATGA
- a CDS encoding D-alanine--D-alanine ligase: MSLPKLHVAVLMGGWANERPVSLTSGAGVADALESKGHRVTRIDMGRDVALRLHEAKPDVVFNALHGVPGEDGTVQGMLDLMGLAYTHSGLATSVIAIDKQLTKQALVPHGIPMPGGRIVTRDELYQRDPLPRPYVLKPVNEGSSVGVAIVTADSNVGNPISPDARGPWQEFAELLAEPFIKGRELTAAVLDGPDGPRALGVTELVVASGFYDYENKYTAGRTEHIFPAKLPPEITALCEQYAVKAHQVLGCHGTSRTDFRWDEEAGEDGLFVLETNTQPGMTPLSLVPEQAAGRGIPYADLVEMLVAEALRVHAGKQAKGGTHGTEDQA; this comes from the coding sequence GTGAGCCTTCCTAAACTCCACGTCGCTGTCCTGATGGGCGGCTGGGCCAATGAACGCCCCGTCTCGCTGACCAGCGGCGCGGGCGTGGCCGATGCGCTCGAAAGCAAGGGCCACCGCGTCACCCGCATCGACATGGGGCGCGACGTTGCGCTCAGGCTGCATGAGGCCAAGCCCGATGTCGTGTTCAACGCGCTCCACGGGGTGCCGGGTGAGGACGGGACGGTGCAGGGGATGCTCGACCTGATGGGCCTCGCCTATACCCACTCCGGCCTCGCCACCTCGGTGATCGCGATCGACAAGCAGCTGACCAAGCAGGCGCTGGTGCCGCATGGCATCCCGATGCCCGGCGGGCGGATCGTGACGCGCGATGAGCTCTACCAGCGCGACCCGCTGCCGCGCCCCTATGTGCTGAAGCCGGTGAACGAGGGCTCCTCGGTCGGTGTCGCGATCGTCACGGCGGACAGCAATGTCGGCAACCCGATCAGCCCGGACGCGCGCGGGCCGTGGCAGGAATTCGCCGAATTGCTCGCCGAACCCTTCATCAAGGGCCGCGAGCTGACCGCCGCCGTGCTCGATGGCCCCGATGGCCCGCGCGCATTGGGCGTCACCGAACTGGTGGTGGCGAGCGGCTTCTACGATTACGAGAACAAGTACACCGCCGGGCGCACCGAACATATCTTCCCCGCGAAGCTGCCGCCCGAAATCACCGCGCTTTGCGAGCAATACGCGGTCAAGGCGCATCAGGTGCTGGGCTGCCACGGCACCAGCCGCACCGATTTCCGCTGGGACGAGGAAGCGGGCGAGGACGGGCTGTTCGTGCTCGAAACCAACACCCAGCCGGGCATGACGCCGCTCAGCCTCGTGCCCGAGCAGGCGGCAGGCCGGGGTATTCCTTATGCCGATCTGGTCGAGATGCTGGTAGCCGAGGCGCTCCGGGTTCACGCAGGCAAGCAAGCGAAGGGGGGCACGCATGGCACAGAAGATCAGGCGTAA
- the murD gene encoding UDP-N-acetylmuramoyl-L-alanine--D-glutamate ligase yields the protein MITSPAFKSKRYAVLGLARSGAAAAEALLASGAEVIAWDRQPHAREPFEGRCRLIDPLELDLTGFAGVVVSPGVPLNAHPIGPHTWQYGLPVIGDIELFASARASLPPHRVVGITGTNGKSTTTALVHHILQTAGVPSLMGGNIGDPILGQDPLPEGGVYVLELSSFQIDLTFTLDCDVAALTNITPDHLDRYASFAAYAASKERLFQMQQAGTAVICAEDEPSIGIAEGLETAGKPLVRVATADLDAAGLADGRSPSLAGPHNAQNAAVAVAICRQLGLADAQIAAGLATYRGLPHRMERVCEVDGVTYINDSKATNAASAAPALAAFPPDPAINAGSPRIHWIVGGLPKEDGLGACADHLANIAAAYTVGEAGPMFADLLEAQVKVERCELISEAVRRAAEVARPGEVVLLSPACASYDQFRDYEKRGHHFRQMVGVITGCDTGDDGRSILP from the coding sequence GTGATCACCTCACCCGCCTTCAAGTCCAAGCGTTACGCGGTGCTCGGCCTCGCGCGCTCGGGCGCGGCGGCGGCTGAGGCGCTGCTGGCGAGCGGGGCAGAGGTGATCGCGTGGGATCGCCAGCCGCACGCGCGCGAACCGTTCGAGGGGCGCTGCCGGCTGATCGATCCGCTCGAACTTGACCTCACCGGCTTTGCCGGCGTCGTGGTCTCGCCCGGCGTGCCGCTCAACGCGCACCCCATCGGGCCGCACACATGGCAATATGGCCTGCCCGTGATCGGCGACATCGAATTGTTCGCCAGCGCCCGCGCCAGCCTGCCGCCGCACCGCGTGGTCGGGATCACCGGCACCAACGGCAAGTCGACCACCACCGCGCTGGTCCACCATATCCTCCAGACCGCAGGCGTGCCGAGCCTGATGGGCGGCAATATCGGCGATCCGATCCTGGGGCAGGATCCGCTGCCCGAAGGGGGCGTCTATGTGCTGGAACTGTCGAGCTTCCAGATCGACCTCACCTTCACGCTCGATTGCGATGTCGCGGCGCTGACCAATATCACGCCGGACCACCTCGATCGCTATGCCAGTTTCGCCGCCTATGCCGCCTCGAAGGAGCGGCTGTTCCAGATGCAGCAGGCCGGCACCGCGGTGATCTGCGCCGAGGACGAGCCGAGCATCGGCATCGCCGAGGGGCTGGAGACGGCGGGCAAGCCGCTGGTGCGGGTGGCGACGGCTGATCTCGATGCGGCGGGGCTGGCAGACGGCCGCTCGCCCTCGCTCGCCGGGCCGCACAACGCCCAGAACGCCGCCGTCGCGGTGGCGATCTGCCGCCAGCTGGGCCTTGCCGACGCGCAGATTGCCGCAGGCCTTGCCACCTATCGCGGCCTCCCACACCGGATGGAGCGGGTGTGCGAGGTAGACGGGGTCACCTATATCAACGACAGCAAGGCGACCAATGCGGCTTCGGCGGCGCCGGCGCTCGCTGCCTTCCCGCCTGATCCTGCGATCAATGCGGGGAGCCCCCGGATTCACTGGATCGTCGGCGGACTGCCCAAGGAAGACGGCCTTGGCGCCTGCGCCGATCATCTCGCCAACATTGCGGCCGCCTACACCGTGGGTGAGGCCGGACCGATGTTTGCCGATCTGCTCGAGGCTCAGGTCAAGGTCGAACGCTGCGAGCTCATCAGCGAAGCCGTGCGCCGCGCCGCCGAGGTCGCGCGCCCGGGCGAGGTCGTGCTGCTCTCGCCCGCCTGTGCCAGTTACGATCAGTTCCGCGATTACGAGAAGCGCGGCCACCACTTCCGGCAGATGGTCGGCGTGATCACGGGCTGCGATACGGGCGATGACGGGCGGAGCATCCTGCCATGA
- the murC gene encoding UDP-N-acetylmuramate--L-alanine ligase, whose amino-acid sequence MKGVGTDIGIIHFVGIGGIGMSGIAEVMHNLGYQVQGSDIAEGPSVERLRARGITVHIGHRAENVAGVAVVVTSTAVRRTNPEVAAALEARVPVVRRAEMLAELMRLKSTVAVAGTHGKTTTTSMIATLLDAGGIDPTVINGGIIEQYGSNARLGDSDWMVVEADESDGSFLRLDGTIAVVTNIDPEHLDHYGDFEGVKKAFVEFIHNVPFYGAAVLCVDHPVVQAVIGAVRDRKVVTYGFSLQADICGVNVRSEDGGNTFDVIVRQRGLEDRRIEGVHLPMPGRHNVQNALAAIAVAIEMGCSDDVIRTGFARFGGVRRRFTKVGSVDVSGGTVTVIDDYAHHPVEIRAVLAAAREAVGSSGGRVIAVAQPHRYSRLNDLMDDFQSCFDDADIAYVAPVYPAGEEPIPGVDHAALVAGMKARGHRAAREIAGADALAQTLSGEIAPGDLVVCLGAGDITKWAAGLAPAITAKRGAA is encoded by the coding sequence ATGAAGGGCGTCGGCACCGATATCGGCATTATCCACTTCGTCGGCATCGGCGGGATCGGGATGTCGGGCATCGCCGAGGTGATGCATAACCTGGGCTATCAGGTGCAGGGCAGCGACATCGCCGAAGGGCCGAGCGTCGAGCGTTTGCGCGCGCGCGGGATCACCGTCCACATCGGCCACCGCGCCGAGAATGTCGCGGGCGTGGCGGTGGTTGTCACCTCCACCGCCGTGCGCCGCACCAACCCCGAAGTCGCAGCGGCGCTCGAAGCCCGCGTCCCCGTGGTGCGCCGCGCGGAAATGCTCGCCGAGCTGATGCGGCTGAAGTCGACCGTCGCGGTGGCGGGCACGCACGGCAAAACGACGACCACCTCGATGATCGCGACCCTGCTCGATGCGGGCGGGATCGACCCCACCGTCATTAATGGCGGGATCATCGAGCAATATGGCTCCAACGCCCGCCTTGGCGATTCCGACTGGATGGTGGTCGAGGCTGACGAGAGCGACGGCAGCTTCCTGCGCCTTGATGGCACCATCGCGGTCGTCACCAATATCGATCCCGAGCACCTCGATCACTACGGCGATTTCGAGGGCGTGAAGAAGGCGTTTGTGGAGTTCATCCACAACGTCCCCTTCTATGGCGCGGCGGTGCTGTGTGTCGATCATCCGGTGGTGCAGGCGGTGATCGGCGCGGTGCGCGACCGCAAGGTCGTGACCTATGGCTTCTCGCTCCAGGCCGATATCTGCGGTGTGAACGTGCGAAGCGAGGACGGGGGCAACACCTTCGACGTGATCGTGCGCCAGCGCGGACTTGAGGATCGCCGGATCGAGGGCGTGCACCTGCCCATGCCCGGCCGCCACAATGTCCAGAACGCCTTGGCCGCGATTGCCGTCGCGATCGAGATGGGTTGCAGCGACGATGTGATCCGCACCGGCTTTGCCCGCTTCGGCGGCGTGCGGCGGCGGTTCACCAAGGTCGGCAGTGTCGACGTTTCGGGCGGCACAGTCACCGTGATCGACGACTACGCCCACCACCCGGTCGAAATCCGCGCCGTGCTCGCCGCCGCGCGCGAGGCTGTCGGCAGCAGCGGAGGCCGGGTTATCGCGGTCGCCCAGCCGCACCGCTATTCGCGCCTCAATGACCTGATGGACGATTTCCAGTCGTGCTTCGACGATGCCGATATCGCCTATGTCGCCCCGGTCTATCCGGCGGGCGAGGAGCCGATCCCGGGGGTCGATCACGCCGCGCTGGTGGCGGGGATGAAGGCGCGCGGGCACCGTGCCGCGCGCGAAATCGCCGGGGCCGACGCGCTGGCGCAAACGCTGTCGGGCGAGATTGCGCCGGGTGACCTCGTGGTGTGCCTTGGCGCGGGCGATATCACCAAGTGGGCGGCAGGGCTCGCCCCGGCGATCACGGCCAAGCGGGGCGCGGCATGA
- the murG gene encoding undecaprenyldiphospho-muramoylpentapeptide beta-N-acetylglucosaminyltransferase, with amino-acid sequence MTSSPSPTGASRHYVLAAGGTGGHLIPAFALATELHLRGHHVALITDDRGAAIPGKPDFLTAHVLPAGRFGKNPLGWPAGVSAVLEGRAMALRLFETFQPSAIVGFGGYPALPALLAATAAKLPSIVHEQNAVLGRVNRLLAGRVDAIATSYEKVDRLKPKYAGKVHLVGNPVRAEVLALREQDFPAFTEESLLRILVTGGSQGARVLSDVVPDGLAMLPPALRQRLQVTQQCRPEDLDAVRKRYAEHDIPAELGTYFEDMHERLADAHLFIGRAGASTIAELTAVGRPAILVPLPIATDDHQAVNTREMVKAGGARMIRQDAFQPKELAKQIQAMAMNPASLANAAHCAFNCGRPDAAQALADLVESMSGIDLMDVIRVGEAVPATTRLRTRASTAAAGGEKTEEQNAA; translated from the coding sequence ATGACGAGCAGCCCCTCTCCCACCGGCGCATCCCGCCACTATGTGCTTGCCGCAGGCGGCACCGGCGGGCACCTGATCCCGGCCTTTGCGCTGGCGACGGAGCTGCACCTGCGGGGGCATCATGTCGCGCTGATCACCGATGATCGCGGCGCCGCGATCCCCGGAAAGCCCGATTTCCTGACGGCACACGTCCTGCCCGCAGGCCGCTTCGGCAAGAACCCGCTCGGCTGGCCCGCCGGGGTCAGCGCCGTGCTGGAAGGCCGGGCGATGGCGCTGCGCCTGTTCGAGACGTTCCAGCCTTCAGCCATCGTCGGCTTCGGCGGCTATCCGGCGCTGCCCGCTCTGCTCGCCGCCACGGCGGCAAAGCTACCGAGCATCGTCCACGAACAGAACGCCGTGCTCGGCCGGGTCAACCGGCTTCTCGCGGGCCGGGTCGATGCGATTGCGACCTCCTACGAGAAGGTCGATCGGCTGAAGCCCAAATATGCGGGGAAGGTTCACCTTGTCGGCAATCCGGTGCGCGCCGAGGTGCTTGCCTTGCGCGAACAGGATTTCCCGGCCTTCACCGAAGAGAGCCTGCTGCGCATTCTGGTCACCGGCGGATCGCAGGGTGCGCGGGTTCTCTCGGATGTGGTGCCCGATGGCCTTGCCATGCTCCCGCCCGCGCTGCGCCAGCGCTTGCAGGTCACCCAGCAATGCCGCCCGGAGGATCTCGACGCGGTGCGCAAGCGCTATGCCGAGCATGACATCCCGGCCGAACTCGGCACCTATTTCGAGGATATGCACGAACGCCTCGCCGACGCGCACCTGTTCATCGGCCGCGCGGGCGCTTCGACGATTGCGGAACTGACCGCAGTCGGCCGCCCCGCGATCCTGGTGCCGCTTCCCATCGCGACTGACGATCACCAGGCGGTCAACACCCGCGAGATGGTCAAGGCGGGCGGCGCGCGGATGATCCGGCAGGATGCGTTCCAGCCCAAGGAGCTGGCCAAGCAGATTCAGGCGATGGCGATGAACCCCGCCAGCCTCGCAAACGCCGCGCATTGCGCCTTCAACTGTGGTCGGCCCGATGCGGCGCAAGCGCTCGCTGACCTTGTCGAGAGCATGAGCGGGATTGACCTGATGGACGTTATCCGGGTCGGTGAGGCAGTGCCCGCCACAACCCGGCTGCGCACCCGTGCCTCCACCGCTGCGGCGGGCGGCGAAAAGACCGAGGAACAGAACGCAGCATGA